A window of the Pungitius pungitius chromosome 3, fPunPun2.1, whole genome shotgun sequence genome harbors these coding sequences:
- the fzd9b gene encoding frizzled-9b, translating to MAPDGRPLTAVIFLWGLLVISGSGFEIGSYDLERGRPAKCEPIVIPMCEGIGYNLTRMPNFMDHDDQKEAAIKLNEFAPLVAYGCDVHLRFFLCSLYAPMCTDKVSTSIPACRPMCEQARERCAPIMKKFSYTWPDSLDCSKLPTRNDPNALCMEAPENETRAEGKKGEGMLPVPHRPRQPGGGRSSGGAGSCENPDKFQFVEKSQSCAPRCSPAVDVFWSRQDKDFAFIWMTVWSILCFVSTAFTVLTFLLEPHRFQYPERPIIFLSMCYNVYSVAFIIRSVAGAENIACDREHGELYIIQEGLESTGCTIVFLILYYFGMASSIWWVILTLTWFLAAGKKWGHEAIEAHSNYFHMAAWGLPALKTIIILTMRKVAGDELTGLCYVGSMDSGALTGFVLIPLSCYLIIGTSFILTGFVALFHIRKVMKTEGTNTEKLEKLMVKIGIYSILYTVPATCVIVCYFYERLNMDYWKLRGLQMKCGSFSGPGGDCSLRTSVPTVAVFMLKIFMSLVVGITSGVWVWSSKTLQTWQGLCSRKLSDRTRSRKPCSGVSCGSTHCHYKSPAVVLHMAKTELHSDSPTHV from the coding sequence ATGGCCCCGGACGGCCGTCCGCTGACGGCGGTGATTTTTCTGTGGGGTCTGCTGGTGATTTCTGGCTCCGGCTTCGAGATCGGCTCCTACGACCTGGAGCGAGGGAGACCGGCCAAGTGTGAGCCCATCGTGATCCCCATGTGCGAGGGGATCGGCTACAACCTGACCCGCATGCCCAACTTCATGGACCACGACGACCAGAAGGAGGCTGCCATCAAGCTGAACGAGTTCGCCCCGCTGGTGGCTTACGGCTGCGACGTGCACCTCCGCTTCTTCCTTTGCTCCCTCTACGCCCCCATGTGCACGGACAAAGTGTCGACCTCCATACCCGCCTGCAGACCCATGTGTGAGCAGGCCAGGGAGAGGTGCGCCCCCATCATGAAGAAGTTCAGCTACACCTGGCCGGACTCGCTGGACTGCTCCAAGCTGCCGACCAGGAACGACCCCAACGCCCTGTGCATGGAGGCCCCCGAGAACGAGACCAGGGCGGAGGGGAAGAAGGGCGAGGGCATGCTGCCGGTGCCCCATCGCCCCAGGCAGCCGGGCGGCGGGCGCTCTTCGGGCGGCGCGGGCTCCTGCGAGAACCCGGACAAGTTCCAGTTCGTGGAGAAGAGCCAGTCGTGTGCCCCCCGCTGCTCCCCCGCCGTAGACGTCTTCTGGTCCAGGCAGGACAAGGACTTTGCCTTCATTTGGATGACCGTGTGGTCCATCCTCTGCTTCGTCTCCACCGCCTTCACCGTCCTCACCTTCCTCCTGGAGCCCCACCGCTTCCAGTACCCGGAGCGCcccatcatcttcctctccaTGTGTTACAACGTCTACTCCGTGGCCTTCATCATCCGCTCGGTGGCCGGCGCCGAGAACATTGCCTGCGACCGGGAGCACGGAGAGCTGTACATCATCCAGGAGGGGCTGGAGTCGACCGGCTGCACCAtcgtcttcctcatcctctACTACTTTGGCATGGCCTCTTCCATCTGGTGGGTcatcctcaccctcacctggtTCCTGGCCGCGGGCAAGAAGTGGGGCCACGAGGCCATCGAAGCCCACAGCAACTACTTCCACATGGCCGCGTGGGGCCTCCCGGCGCTGAAgaccatcatcatcctcacgATGAGGAAGGTGGCCGGGGACGAGCTGACGGGACTGTGCTACGTGGGAAGCATGGACTCCGGGGCGCTCACGGGCTTCGTGCTCATCCCCCTGTCCTGCTACCTGATCATCGGCACCTCCTTCATCCTCACCGGCTTCGTGGCCCTCTTTCACATCCGGAAGGTGATGAAGACGGAGGGCACCAACACGGAGAAGCTGGAGAAGCTCATGGTGAAGATCGGCATCTACTCCATCCTCTACACCGTGCCGGCCACCTGCGTCATCGTCTGCTACTTCTACGAGAGGCTGAACATGGACTACTGGAAGCTGCGGGGGCTGCAGATGAAGTGCGGCTCGTTCAGCGGCCCGGGCGGCGACTGCTCGCTGCGGACGTCGGTGCCCACGGTGGCCGTGTTCATGCTGAAGATCTTCATGTCGCTGGTGGTCGGCATCACCAGCGGCGTGTGGGTGTGGAGCTCCAAGACCCTGCAGACCTGGCAGGGCCTGTGCAGCCGGAAGCTGAGCGACAGGACTAGAAGCAGGAAGCCCTGCAGCGGCGTGAGCTGCGGCAGCACACACTGCCACTACAAATCGCCCGCTGTGGTTCTGCACATGGCCAAGACTGAGCTGCACTCAGACAGCCCCACGCATGTCTGA